TACTTCGTCGTAAGCATCTGCAACGGCTTCCATTACTGCCTCGCTCATCGTTGGATGCGGGTGTACCGCTTTAAGCACTTCATGACCTGTAGTTTCAAGCTTTCTTGCTACAACGGCCTCTGCAATCATATCGGTAACCCCGGCACCAATCATGTGGCAACCTAACCATTCACCGTATTTAGCATCAAAAATTACTTTCACAAAACCATCTGAAGCACCGGATGCCTTTGCTTTTCCACTAGCGGAAAAAGGAAATTTACCAACTTTAATGTCCAAACCTTTTTCTTTTGCTTGTTTCTCTGTGAGGCCGACTGAAGCAATCTCTGGGGAACAATAAGTACATCCTGGAATATTTCCGTAATCCAATGGCTCAACATGCATGCCGGCTATTTTTTCCACGCAAAGAATACCTTCAGCAGATGCCACATGGGCCAATGCTTGACCAGGAGTCACGTCCCCAATAGCATAGTATCCAGGAATATTTGTTTGATAGTAATCGTTCACCAAAATCTTGTCCCTATCGGTAGCAATACCAACATCCTCAAGACCTATATTTTCAATATTGGTCTTTATACCAACGGCGGATAAAACAATATCAGCTTCCAAGACCTGTTCTCCTTTAGCAGTTTTTACAGTGGCCTTTACACCCTCACCGGAAGTATCTACTGAGGTTACTTCTGCGGACGTCATAATTTTAACTCCCGCCTTTTTAAAGCTGCGCTCCAATTGCTTGGATACATCCTCATCTTCTACGGGAACGATGTTGGGCAAATATTCCACTACGGTTACCTCAGTACCCATAGAATTATAGAAATAGGCAAATTCAATACCTATGGCACCACTGCCTACTACAATCATTTTTTTAGGTTGCTCCGGAAGTGTCATGGCTTCCCTGTAACCAATTATTTTTTTACCGTCCTGGGGTAGACTTGGTAATTCCCTGCTTCGGGCACCGGTCGCAATAATAATATGCTCTCCACTATACTCCGTTTCCTTGCCGTCTTCCCCTTTTACAGAAATTTTCTTTCCGGATTTTAAGGTTCCGTAGCCCTTTATGACCTCAATCTTGTTTTTTTTCATCAAGAATTGAACACCTTTGCTCATGCCGTCGGCCACATTTCTACTTCTTTCAACAACGGCACTAAAATCCTTGTCCACACCTTCGGCCATTAAACCATAATCCCCTGCATGTTGTAAATACTCGAATACCTGGGCGGACTTTAACAATGCTTTGGTTGGGATACATCCCCAATTAAGGCAGACACCACCTAAACTCTCCTTTTCAATTATAGCGGTTTTAAAACCTAACTGAGAAGCTCTAATAGCAGTAACATAACCTCCAGGTCCACTACCCAAAACAATAACATCGAAAGTGCTCATATTTAATTCTTTTTGTGGTTGAAATTCGAGGGGCAAAAATACAAAACCAAATCGGAAATTTATCCGAGGCAGATAAGTTTTATAAAATTAGGAGCTATTGTGAGAATAATAGTGTGTAAGTAATATCGAATCCAATATAATTAAGGAAATGATTTGCTGTTCCAAACTACTTATCTTCTACAAAATCCAAAGCTACTCCGTTGATGCAATGCCTTAAACCGGTAGGTGCAGGACCATCCTCAAAAACGTGACCTAAATGCCCACCACAGGTAGCACAATGTTCTTCTGTTCTTTTGTAGCCAATTTTGTAATCCACGTCGTAGCCAACATTTCCTTCAATTTCCTGATAGAAACTTGGCCATCCTGTCCCTGAATCAAATTTGGTCTCACTTTTAAAAAGTGGGGTTCCACATGCCGCACAGACGTAGGTTCCTTTTTTCTTATTGTCCAAAAGTTCACTGGTAAAAGGATTTTCGGTAGCGGCTTTTCTAAGGACATAGAATTCGGCATCGGTCAGTTCCGCTTTCCATTCCGCCTCTGTTTTTTGAACTTCGAATTCCTTGGGATTATCATTATTTTGGCCGGAAGCCATTTCTTTTTCTTGGGAAACACCTTTACAACTGACAAAAAGTGTCAAAACTATTATTAGAACAGAAATTTTCATGAGTGTTTTTTTGATGTGTCGTTAAATGTTTGGAAACCTTTCAAATTTAACTTAGATACGTAGAACTTTTAGTTAAGGTTTTCTAAATGGATTTAAATAAAAAACCCCGATTAATCGGGGTTTGTACATTTTTATCAATGTAAAATTACTTTAAGATCACTTTTTGTACATCATTCTCCGTAACCCCAAGTCTGTTCATTACCGAATTTATGTTTGTTACATCCAATTTGCCGGTTTGTGCTTCCTCTGCAGGTAATATGGCAATTCTGAATACTTGGTCGTCTGTGTCCGCAGGAAGTAGGGTGCCCATATCAAAATCTGCCTCCAAGAAAATGCTTACATCAAAAAAGGTATAATCAAAATTGTATTGAAGAAGTCCTTGGTCTATGATTCTAGTTTGAGGCATCAACCTCCAAATATCTACAGGATCGCCATTACCATCTTCTGTCTGGTCCCATAAGAGATATACCAAAACGACATCGGTTTCAAAAACTTCAATGGTTTGGGGAAATTCATAAAATATGGAATAATCATTTCCTGCATCAAATGTTCCCTGAATATCAACGACTTTACCCAATATGTTAACACCGTCCTCACCATCGATACCATCCCGTCCATCCAAACCGTCAAAACCTGGAGGTCCCTGTGGGCCTTCACAGGATATAAAAAAGATGGCCATAACAAAACTTATTAAAAGAATAGATATTTTTTTCATGATATAAAGATTTTATGGTTTATCACAATTAATTTTAATCAAGTTATTCAAAAAGCGTTCCAATTTTAGTATTTTAGGAAATATATCCTAAAAATCTGAAATTGATTTTGGGCGGTTGTTCCCTTAAAGTTGTTTAGATTTACGGTTACCAAAAACTAAATATGTCTAAAGTTATTCCTCATTCATTATTCACGGATTTTGATATCGATCTTTTTAAAGGTGGCAAACATTATCGTTTATATGATAAATTGGGTTCCCATATCATTGAAGTGGACGGAAAAAAAGGGACCTATTTTGCGGTATGGGCACCATCGGCTAAATCCGTATCGGTTGTCGGCGATTTTAATGGTTGGAATTCTAATGACCACAAGTTAAATGTAAGATGGGACGCCAGTGGAATTTGGGAAGGCTTTATTCCACAAATAGGCAAGGGCGAAAAATATAAGTATAAAATACAATCCCATAATAATGATATTTGGACGGAAAAGGCCGATCCCTTTGCACGCTTGTGCGAGCATCCTCCCAAAACGGCTTCTGTTGTATGGTCTGCCGACTATGAGTGGAAGGATACCGATTGGATGGATTACAGAAAGGATAAGAATGGTTTGGATAGGCCTTATTCAGTTTATGAGGTTCATATAGGCTCATGGAAAAGAAACCCTGGAAACAACGTTCTAACTTACAAGGAATTGGCAGATGAACTGGTCTCCTATGTGAAAGAAATGGGATACACCCATGTAGAGTTTATGCCTATTATGGAATACCCCTATGATCCTTCTTGGGGATATCAATTAACAGGCTATTTTGCACCAACATCCCGTTTTGGAACACCAGAGGAATTTAAATTATTGGTGGATACATTTCATCAGAACGACATTGGGGTCATTTTGGATTGGGTGCCATCCCATTTTCCAGAGGATGCCCACGGTCTCGGTTTTTTTGATGGGTCACATTTATACGAACATCCTGATAGGAGAAAAGGATATCATCCAGATTGGAAAAGCTTGATATTCAATTACGGTAGAAACGAAGTAAGGGCTTTTTTAATCAGTAATGCACTTTTTTGGCTGGAACAGTTCCATGCAGATGGATTAAGGGTAGACGCTGTCGCTTCTATGTTGTACTTGGATTACTCTAGGGAAGATGGCGAATGGGAGCCTAATATGTACGGTAATAACGAGAACCTGGAGGCCATGTCCTTTATAAGGGAACTGAACCAAGAGGTCAACGCTAGTTTTAATGGAGCGGTACAGACCATTGCCGAAGAGTCCACTGCATTTTCCGGTGTCTCCAGACCCGTTGAATACGGAGGTTTGGGGTTTGGCATGAAATGGATGATGGGATGGATGCACGATACCTTGGAATATTTTAAGAAAGAGCCTATTTACAGAAAACACCATCAAAACGATTTGACATTTAGTATGACCTATGCGTTTACCGAGAATTTCATGTTGCCGTTTTCCCATGATGAGGTAGTATATGGCAAGCAATCCTTGGTGTACCGGATGCCGGGTGACGAATGGCAACGGTTTGCGAACCTGAGGTTGTTATTTGGTTATATGTTTACCCACCCAGGCACCAAATTAATGTTCATGGGAGGGGAATTTGGCCAAACCTCTGAATGGAATTTTCAAAATAGTTTGGATTGGCATCTCCTGCAATATGAGGTACATACAGGAGTGCAGCAATTTGTAAAGGATTTGAATGCATTGTACAAGAATTCTCCCG
This window of the Maribacter cobaltidurans genome carries:
- the lpdA gene encoding dihydrolipoyl dehydrogenase, translated to MSTFDVIVLGSGPGGYVTAIRASQLGFKTAIIEKESLGGVCLNWGCIPTKALLKSAQVFEYLQHAGDYGLMAEGVDKDFSAVVERSRNVADGMSKGVQFLMKKNKIEVIKGYGTLKSGKKISVKGEDGKETEYSGEHIIIATGARSRELPSLPQDGKKIIGYREAMTLPEQPKKMIVVGSGAIGIEFAYFYNSMGTEVTVVEYLPNIVPVEDEDVSKQLERSFKKAGVKIMTSAEVTSVDTSGEGVKATVKTAKGEQVLEADIVLSAVGIKTNIENIGLEDVGIATDRDKILVNDYYQTNIPGYYAIGDVTPGQALAHVASAEGILCVEKIAGMHVEPLDYGNIPGCTYCSPEIASVGLTEKQAKEKGLDIKVGKFPFSASGKAKASGASDGFVKVIFDAKYGEWLGCHMIGAGVTDMIAEAVVARKLETTGHEVLKAVHPHPTMSEAVMEAVADAYDEVIHL
- the msrB gene encoding peptide-methionine (R)-S-oxide reductase MsrB yields the protein MKISVLIIVLTLFVSCKGVSQEKEMASGQNNDNPKEFEVQKTEAEWKAELTDAEFYVLRKAATENPFTSELLDNKKKGTYVCAACGTPLFKSETKFDSGTGWPSFYQEIEGNVGYDVDYKIGYKRTEEHCATCGGHLGHVFEDGPAPTGLRHCINGVALDFVEDK
- a CDS encoding collagen-like triple helix repeat-containing protein, translated to MKKISILLISFVMAIFFISCEGPQGPPGFDGLDGRDGIDGEDGVNILGKVVDIQGTFDAGNDYSIFYEFPQTIEVFETDVVLVYLLWDQTEDGNGDPVDIWRLMPQTRIIDQGLLQYNFDYTFFDVSIFLEADFDMGTLLPADTDDQVFRIAILPAEEAQTGKLDVTNINSVMNRLGVTENDVQKVILK
- the glgB gene encoding 1,4-alpha-glucan branching protein GlgB — translated: MSKVIPHSLFTDFDIDLFKGGKHYRLYDKLGSHIIEVDGKKGTYFAVWAPSAKSVSVVGDFNGWNSNDHKLNVRWDASGIWEGFIPQIGKGEKYKYKIQSHNNDIWTEKADPFARLCEHPPKTASVVWSADYEWKDTDWMDYRKDKNGLDRPYSVYEVHIGSWKRNPGNNVLTYKELADELVSYVKEMGYTHVEFMPIMEYPYDPSWGYQLTGYFAPTSRFGTPEEFKLLVDTFHQNDIGVILDWVPSHFPEDAHGLGFFDGSHLYEHPDRRKGYHPDWKSLIFNYGRNEVRAFLISNALFWLEQFHADGLRVDAVASMLYLDYSREDGEWEPNMYGNNENLEAMSFIRELNQEVNASFNGAVQTIAEESTAFSGVSRPVEYGGLGFGMKWMMGWMHDTLEYFKKEPIYRKHHQNDLTFSMTYAFTENFMLPFSHDEVVYGKQSLVYRMPGDEWQRFANLRLLFGYMFTHPGTKLMFMGGEFGQTSEWNFQNSLDWHLLQYEVHTGVQQFVKDLNALYKNSPALYEKQFSPEGFQWIDYGDHENSVLTYIRKGHDTKNDVIVACNFTPVVRENYRIGIPKKGKLKEVLNSDDVRYGGTGRTNPNIKSSTKPWHGHKKSIEITIPPLGVVIIK